A single region of the Streptomyces sp. NBC_01381 genome encodes:
- a CDS encoding Zn-ribbon domain-containing OB-fold protein yields MHQTGLDEDPDQRESTGLIYQRCRWCQTASFRKLLCPVCASSDLEPERSEGYGVVVRSNVVNRYTGVARNESLVRFPEGFVFRCRVVGAAPNLVWVGARVRPVTGTDPEAGEVVFELCDASGRADWF; encoded by the coding sequence TTGCACCAGACCGGACTTGACGAGGATCCCGATCAGCGCGAGTCGACCGGCCTGATCTATCAGCGCTGCCGCTGGTGCCAGACCGCCTCCTTCCGGAAGCTGCTGTGCCCGGTGTGCGCGTCGAGCGACCTGGAGCCGGAACGCAGTGAGGGCTACGGCGTCGTCGTGCGCTCCAATGTCGTGAACCGCTACACGGGCGTGGCACGCAACGAGTCCCTGGTCCGCTTCCCCGAAGGCTTTGTGTTCCGCTGCCGCGTCGTGGGCGCCGCCCCGAACCTGGTCTGGGTCGGGGCACGGGTCCGCCCGGTGACTGGTACGGACCCCGAGGCGGGCGAAGTCGTCTTCGAGCTGTGCGACGCGAGCGGGCGCGCGGACTGGTTCTGA
- a CDS encoding heavy metal translocating P-type ATPase, whose translation MPTTLIPRPDQAPSAAAASAPRRRTRVLALAEARWAAAATVAFLIALPLQLTGAATWLWGPLYAVAYVTGGWEPALAGLRALREKTLDVDLLMIVAAVGAASIGQVMDGALLIVIFATSGALEALATARTADSVRSLLDLAPATATRLTDGGGEETVGSGELKVGDVVLVRPGERVGADGEVLEGVSDVDQATITGEPLPVTKEAGDEVFAGTLNGAGALRVRVGRDASDSVIARIVAMVEEASETKAPTQLFIEKVEQRYSLGMVLATLAVFTVPLALGDDLTGALLRAMTFMIVASPCAVVLATMPPLLSAIANAGRHGVLVKSAVVMERLGEVDAVAIDKTGTLTEGTPRVTALRPLPGSGLTDDALLALAAAAEHRSEHPLARAVVDAARTRGLDIPAVTDFASAPGIGVSATVEGSAVEVGAPARLLGAAATDDAHDKAGAWVRQLGDEGQTAALVLRDGTPVGVIGIADRLRPDAAATVASLETLTGTPPMLLTGDNSQAAARLATEVGIDDVRAGLLPQDKVAAVRAAAGDGRKVLVIGDGVNDAPALAAAHTGIAMGRAGSDLALETADAVIVRDELTTVPKVIALSRRARGLVVQNLVIAGAFITVLVAWDLIGTLPLPLGVLGHEGSTVIVGLNGLRLLRDSAWPEAGS comes from the coding sequence ATGCCCACCACCCTGATCCCACGCCCCGACCAGGCGCCCTCCGCCGCGGCGGCGTCGGCTCCGCGCCGGCGCACCCGGGTCCTCGCGCTCGCCGAGGCCCGCTGGGCCGCGGCGGCCACGGTCGCGTTCCTGATCGCGCTGCCGCTCCAGCTGACGGGGGCCGCCACGTGGCTCTGGGGCCCGCTCTACGCGGTCGCGTACGTCACCGGCGGCTGGGAGCCCGCGCTCGCCGGGCTGCGGGCGCTGCGCGAGAAGACCCTGGACGTGGATCTGCTGATGATCGTCGCGGCGGTCGGCGCGGCCTCGATCGGGCAGGTGATGGACGGCGCGCTCCTGATCGTCATCTTCGCCACGTCGGGCGCCCTGGAGGCCCTGGCCACCGCCCGCACCGCCGACTCGGTCCGCAGCCTGCTCGACCTCGCGCCCGCCACGGCGACGCGGCTGACCGACGGGGGCGGCGAAGAGACCGTGGGCAGCGGCGAGTTGAAGGTCGGCGACGTCGTGCTCGTACGTCCCGGTGAGCGGGTCGGCGCGGACGGCGAGGTCCTTGAGGGCGTCAGCGACGTCGACCAGGCGACGATCACCGGGGAGCCGCTGCCGGTCACCAAGGAGGCCGGTGACGAGGTGTTCGCGGGGACGCTGAACGGGGCGGGTGCGCTGCGGGTGCGGGTGGGGCGCGACGCGTCGGACTCGGTGATCGCGCGGATCGTGGCGATGGTCGAGGAGGCGTCGGAGACGAAGGCGCCGACACAGCTGTTCATCGAGAAGGTCGAGCAGCGCTACTCCCTCGGCATGGTGCTCGCCACGCTCGCCGTGTTCACGGTGCCGCTCGCGCTCGGCGACGACCTGACGGGGGCTCTGCTGCGGGCCATGACGTTCATGATCGTGGCCTCGCCGTGCGCGGTGGTGCTCGCCACCATGCCGCCGCTGCTCTCGGCGATCGCCAACGCGGGGCGGCACGGCGTCCTGGTCAAGTCGGCCGTCGTGATGGAGCGCCTGGGCGAGGTCGACGCGGTCGCCATCGACAAGACGGGCACGCTGACCGAGGGCACTCCCCGGGTGACCGCCCTGCGCCCGCTGCCCGGCAGCGGCCTGACCGACGACGCCCTGCTCGCGCTCGCGGCGGCCGCCGAGCACCGCAGCGAACATCCGCTCGCCCGCGCCGTCGTCGACGCCGCCCGCACGCGCGGCCTGGACATCCCGGCGGTGACGGACTTCGCCTCGGCGCCCGGCATCGGCGTGAGCGCCACGGTCGAGGGCTCGGCCGTCGAGGTCGGCGCGCCTGCGCGGCTGCTCGGCGCGGCAGCCACGGACGACGCGCACGACAAGGCGGGCGCATGGGTACGCCAGTTGGGCGACGAGGGCCAGACCGCGGCCCTCGTGCTGCGCGACGGGACCCCCGTGGGCGTCATCGGCATCGCAGACCGGCTCCGCCCGGACGCCGCAGCGACCGTCGCCTCCCTGGAGACGCTCACGGGCACGCCGCCGATGCTGCTCACCGGCGACAACTCCCAGGCCGCGGCCCGCCTCGCGACAGAGGTCGGCATCGATGACGTACGCGCCGGGCTGCTCCCCCAGGACAAGGTCGCGGCGGTGCGCGCGGCGGCAGGCGACGGACGCAAGGTCCTGGTCATCGGCGACGGCGTCAACGACGCACCCGCCCTCGCCGCCGCCCACACCGGCATCGCCATGGGCCGGGCCGGCTCCGACCTCGCCCTGGAGACCGCCGACGCCGTCATCGTGCGCGACGAACTCACCACCGTGCCCAAGGTGATCGCCCTCTCCCGCCGCGCCCGGGGACTCGTCGTACAGAACCTGGTGATCGCCGGCGCGTTCATCACCGTCCTGGTCGCCTGGGACCTCATCGGCACCCTGCCACTGCCGCTTGGCGTACTCGGCCACGAGGGCTCCACGGTGATCGTGGGGCTCAACGGGCTGCGCCTGCTGCGGGATTCGGCGTGGCCCGAGGCGGGGAGCTGA
- a CDS encoding helix-turn-helix transcriptional regulator encodes MGHGVDDKSTATTRDRLDTVGAAEVAATLQALATPSRLRILARLQEGPCAAGDLADAVGMEQSACSHQLRLLRNLGLITGERQGRSVIYALYDHHVAELLDQALFHVEHLRLGLRDTPRGG; translated from the coding sequence ATGGGCCACGGAGTCGACGACAAGAGCACCGCCACCACACGAGATCGCCTGGACACCGTGGGGGCCGCCGAAGTCGCCGCCACCCTCCAGGCCCTGGCGACGCCCTCCCGGCTGCGGATCCTCGCCCGACTGCAGGAAGGGCCCTGCGCGGCCGGCGATCTGGCCGATGCGGTCGGCATGGAACAGTCCGCCTGCTCGCACCAGTTGCGCCTGCTGCGCAACCTCGGCCTGATCACCGGGGAGCGGCAGGGCCGCTCGGTCATCTACGCCCTCTACGACCACCACGTCGCCGAACTCCTCGACCAGGCGCTCTTCCACGTCGAGCACCTGCGCCTCGGTCTGCGGGACACCCCGCGGGGCGGCTAG
- the crcB gene encoding fluoride efflux transporter CrcB: protein MRTYGVWPVVAVVALGGAIGASARYGASLIWPTAPDAFPWTTLLVNVVGCAVMGVFMVLLTELWTAHRLLRPFFGTGVLGGFTTFSTYAADIERLVDGGHVRTGLAYLGLTVLAALGAVWSAAWATRRVVAGRRR, encoded by the coding sequence GTGAGGACGTACGGCGTGTGGCCCGTGGTGGCGGTCGTGGCCCTCGGCGGTGCCATCGGCGCGTCGGCCCGCTACGGCGCGTCCCTGATCTGGCCGACCGCCCCTGACGCGTTCCCCTGGACCACGCTCCTCGTGAACGTCGTCGGCTGCGCCGTCATGGGCGTCTTCATGGTGCTGCTCACCGAACTGTGGACCGCCCACCGTCTGCTGCGGCCCTTCTTCGGCACCGGCGTCCTCGGCGGCTTCACCACCTTCTCGACGTACGCCGCCGACATCGAGCGCCTGGTGGACGGCGGCCACGTCCGCACGGGCCTGGCCTATCTCGGACTGACCGTGCTCGCGGCCCTCGGCGCGGTGTGGAGCGCGGCGTGGGCGACCCGCCGCGTGGTTGCGGGGAGGCGACGGTGA
- the crcB gene encoding fluoride efflux transporter CrcB — MNWLCVVAGAMIGAPLRFLTDRAMQARYGTAFPWGTFAVNVLGSLVLGVLTGAVVAGAAASQLQLFLGTGLCGALTTYSTFSYETLRLAEGGARFYAAANVLGSVVAGLGAVFAGVAFAEAVWA, encoded by the coding sequence GTGAACTGGCTCTGCGTGGTGGCCGGGGCGATGATCGGCGCCCCGCTGCGCTTCCTCACCGACCGTGCCATGCAGGCGAGATACGGCACGGCCTTCCCGTGGGGGACGTTCGCGGTGAACGTCCTGGGCAGCCTGGTCCTCGGCGTGCTCACCGGAGCCGTCGTCGCGGGCGCCGCCGCCTCGCAGCTGCAGCTGTTCCTCGGCACCGGCCTGTGCGGCGCCCTGACGACGTACTCGACCTTCTCGTACGAGACGCTGCGGCTGGCCGAGGGCGGAGCGCGCTTCTACGCCGCGGCCAACGTCCTTGGCAGTGTCGTCGCGGGGCTCGGCGCGGTCTTCGCGGGCGTGGCGTTCGCCGAGGCGGTGTGGGCGTGA
- a CDS encoding tetratricopeptide repeat protein, whose translation MEMTYYGHGTAAERWERARQFFDAKEYATAARILADLADEVPEQVAPRLLLARAYYHSAQLLRAEAELRTVIDLDPVEQYARLLLGRTLERQGRDADAAPHLRMAAALSGDFADV comes from the coding sequence GTGGAGATGACCTATTACGGCCACGGAACCGCGGCCGAGCGCTGGGAGCGCGCACGGCAGTTCTTCGACGCCAAGGAGTACGCGACGGCGGCACGCATCCTGGCCGACCTGGCCGACGAGGTGCCCGAGCAGGTCGCCCCGCGGCTGCTGCTCGCCCGTGCCTACTACCACTCGGCGCAGCTGCTGCGCGCGGAGGCCGAGCTGCGTACGGTCATCGACCTCGACCCGGTCGAGCAGTACGCCCGGCTGCTCCTCGGCCGCACGCTGGAGCGGCAGGGCAGGGACGCGGACGCCGCCCCGCATCTGCGGATGGCGGCCGCCCTCTCGGGCGATTTCGCGGACGTCTGA
- a CDS encoding pirin family protein, whose translation MSNLDREAVPALCGGRGFVVAEPVRELLSPKKVKLGESTEVRRLLPNLGRRMVGAWCFVDHYGPDDIADEPGMQVGPHPHMGLQTVSWLHDGEVLHRDSTGGLQTIRPRELGLMTSGRAISHSEESPRSHARFLHGAQLWVALPDAHRHTDPSFEHHAELPIVTAPGISATLILGALDGATSPGTTYTPIVGADLALTSGADVRLPLNPDFEYAVLAMSGEADVDGVPVLPGSMLYLGCGRTELPLYARSDAGLMLLGGEPFEEELIMWWNFVGRSQSDIEQARSDWMTGARFGEVKGYDGEPLPAPELPSVPLKPRGRVR comes from the coding sequence ATGAGCAATCTTGATCGCGAGGCGGTTCCGGCCCTGTGCGGCGGGCGCGGGTTCGTCGTCGCCGAACCGGTGCGGGAACTCCTCAGCCCCAAGAAGGTCAAGCTCGGCGAGTCCACCGAGGTCCGCCGCCTACTGCCCAACCTGGGCCGCCGCATGGTCGGCGCCTGGTGCTTCGTCGACCACTACGGCCCGGACGACATCGCCGACGAGCCCGGCATGCAGGTGGGGCCCCACCCGCACATGGGCCTGCAGACGGTCAGCTGGCTGCACGACGGCGAGGTCCTGCACCGCGACTCCACCGGCGGCCTCCAGACGATCCGTCCGCGCGAGCTGGGCCTGATGACCTCGGGCCGGGCGATCTCGCACTCCGAGGAGAGCCCCAGGTCGCACGCCCGCTTCCTGCACGGCGCCCAGCTGTGGGTGGCGCTGCCGGACGCCCACCGCCACACCGACCCGAGCTTCGAGCACCACGCCGAGCTGCCGATCGTCACGGCTCCCGGCATCTCCGCGACCCTCATCCTCGGCGCGCTCGACGGCGCGACATCGCCGGGCACGACGTACACCCCGATCGTCGGCGCCGACCTCGCCCTGACCAGCGGCGCCGACGTGCGCCTGCCCCTGAACCCCGACTTCGAGTACGCCGTACTCGCCATGTCCGGCGAGGCCGACGTGGACGGTGTCCCCGTACTCCCGGGATCGATGCTCTACCTCGGCTGCGGCCGTACCGAACTGCCGCTGTACGCCAGGTCGGACGCGGGCCTGATGCTGCTCGGGGGTGAGCCGTTCGAGGAGGAACTCATCATGTGGTGGAATTTCGTGGGGCGTTCCCAATCGGACATTGAGCAGGCCCGCTCGGACTGGATGACTGGCGCCCGCTTCGGCGAGGTGAAGGGCTACGACGGGGAGCCGCTGCCGGCCCCGGAACTCCCGTCAGTGCCGCTGAAACCGCGGGGTCGGGTGCGCTGA
- a CDS encoding serine hydrolase, with the protein MSTGAPAWATDLLGVLRSAAPGASAVALAVRRGPERALLATGTTTLHGGARADPDTRFEIGSLTKTFTALLLAEMVARGEVAYDDPITRFLPRTATPHLHGAPITLIHLATHTSGLPSLPPGFLRRGASAWFSNPYADFSAADLRRALARTRPRAAPGTRVRYSNFGVGLLGALLTHAAHGPGGTFAPLLAARVLDPLGLTRTSCDPDQPQPTGYWHGRARPRWQMPAMPGAGAGRASARDLLTTLDALADPATAPPTVPGTLRAALTDVTTPRIALPRTGRRIALIWNIRPRPGRDLYHHSGGTRGFTTFAGFSPQTGVALTALANTNPTLTGTFIQRAYLELWSLAQASACNPHIYDAAPVPM; encoded by the coding sequence GTGAGCACGGGGGCGCCCGCCTGGGCCACGGACCTGCTCGGTGTGCTGCGGAGCGCCGCCCCCGGGGCCAGCGCGGTCGCCCTCGCGGTCCGGCGGGGCCCCGAACGCGCCCTCCTCGCCACCGGCACCACCACCCTGCACGGCGGCGCCCGGGCCGACCCCGACACGCGCTTCGAGATCGGCTCCCTCACCAAGACGTTCACCGCCCTGCTCCTCGCCGAGATGGTCGCGCGCGGCGAGGTCGCGTACGACGACCCGATCACCCGCTTCCTGCCGCGCACCGCCACCCCGCACCTCCACGGCGCCCCCATCACTCTCATCCACCTGGCCACCCACACCTCGGGCCTGCCCTCGCTGCCCCCGGGCTTCCTGCGCAGGGGTGCGTCCGCCTGGTTCAGCAATCCGTACGCCGACTTCTCCGCCGCCGACCTTCGCCGCGCCCTCGCCCGCACCCGGCCGCGCGCCGCCCCCGGCACCCGCGTGCGCTACTCCAACTTCGGTGTCGGCCTGCTCGGCGCCCTGCTCACCCACGCCGCCCACGGCCCCGGCGGCACCTTCGCCCCCCTGCTCGCCGCCCGCGTACTGGACCCGCTCGGCCTGACCCGCACGAGCTGCGACCCCGACCAGCCGCAGCCCACCGGTTACTGGCACGGCCGGGCGCGCCCTCGCTGGCAGATGCCCGCCATGCCGGGCGCGGGAGCCGGCCGAGCCAGCGCCCGTGACCTCCTCACGACCCTCGACGCCCTCGCCGACCCCGCCACCGCGCCCCCCACCGTCCCCGGCACGCTGCGCGCCGCGCTCACGGACGTCACCACACCCCGCATTGCCCTGCCCCGCACCGGCCGCCGCATCGCCCTCATCTGGAATATCAGACCCCGGCCCGGCCGCGACCTCTACCACCACTCCGGGGGCACCCGGGGCTTCACCACCTTCGCGGGCTTCAGCCCGCAGACGGGCGTGGCCCTCACCGCCCTGGCCAACACGAACCCCACCCTGACCGGCACGTTCATCCAGCGGGCGTATCTGGAGCTGTGGTCGCTGGCACAGGCCTCGGCATGCAATCCACACATCTACGACGCGGCGCCCGTACCTATGTAA
- a CDS encoding site-specific integrase — MASKTLAHGMGTFFKTCDHALSRWPKCPHPYKIQFRNAAGKQTVESGFRTDVAAIARLTDIYKAKRAPCRESKAVRVAKYGAMAFEEYAKEWRESQRHLEGSSLRHLDSLLEHHIFPALGSRRMDAFDHKVVDGFIKTMERNGAGLATQSNVFNKVKSILLDAHRLGLYEDSPLDGVRPRSTTRRRPSFRRWRSWPTFATLWPTTCTGSPNRSTRAAASTHDSSTARSASTVTCRTRTRTRTRTRTRQTIEWYADKYGTTDGYLLRHPQDPSKPFPHYHLGNRWRRIKKAGEVEIPDGMVLYGMRHFFASNCLSHNIPITDVADVDGPQEHRHHIQDLPTPHARLHQRRRKGPRDGVDRIAVLAEVQEIS, encoded by the coding sequence ATGGCGAGCAAGACCCTGGCCCACGGCATGGGCACCTTCTTCAAGACCTGCGACCACGCCCTGTCGAGATGGCCGAAGTGCCCCCATCCGTACAAGATCCAGTTCCGCAATGCCGCCGGGAAGCAGACCGTCGAGTCCGGGTTCAGGACCGATGTTGCGGCGATCGCACGTTTGACGGACATCTACAAGGCAAAGCGGGCCCCCTGTCGGGAGAGCAAGGCGGTTCGTGTTGCGAAGTACGGGGCGATGGCATTTGAGGAGTACGCGAAGGAGTGGCGGGAGAGCCAACGCCATCTGGAGGGCTCTTCGCTGAGGCATCTGGACTCGCTCCTGGAGCATCACATCTTTCCGGCGCTGGGAAGCCGGCGGATGGATGCCTTCGACCACAAAGTGGTGGACGGGTTCATCAAGACGATGGAGCGCAACGGGGCCGGGCTGGCCACACAGTCCAACGTGTTCAACAAGGTGAAGTCGATCCTGCTGGATGCCCACCGGCTGGGCCTCTACGAGGACAGTCCACTCGACGGCGTTAGGCCCCGCAGTACGACCCGGCGAAGGCCGTCATTCCGTCGGTGGCGCAGCTGGCCGACATTCGCAACCTTGTGGCCCACGACGTGTACCGGATCGCCGAACAGGTCAACCAGAGCAGCGGCCAGTACGCACGACTCAAGCACCGCAAGATCGGCGAGTACCGTGACGTGCCGCACCCGCACCCGCACCCGCACCCGCACCCGCACCCGCCAGACCATCGAGTGGTACGCCGACAAGTACGGCACCACCGACGGCTACCTGCTGCGCCACCCCCAAGACCCCAGCAAGCCCTTCCCGCACTACCACCTGGGCAACCGGTGGCGGCGCATCAAGAAGGCCGGCGAGGTCGAGATCCCCGACGGGATGGTCCTATACGGGATGCGGCACTTCTTCGCCTCCAACTGCCTGAGTCACAACATTCCCATCACTGACGTCGCCGACGTGGATGGGCCACAAGAGCATCGACATCACATACAAGATCTACCGACACCTCATGCCCGGCTCCATCAGCGCCGCCGCAAAGGTCCTAGAGATGGAGTTGATCGCATAGCCGTGTTGGCCGAGGTGCAGGAGATTTCGTGA
- a CDS encoding ISL3 family transposase — translation MQVETLEDLLFAGLGLKVRQIVAVDGRLTVDASGCGSPGRCPACGHRASRVHSRYWRQISELPAGGRREVVIRLHVRRFFCDQSQCLRRAVVEQVAGLTEPRRRASVVARAAMRAVAMELGGRAGQRLCANLRINGRRTALLGELVAPSVPAQAPRILGIDEFAFRRGRTCGTVLVDVETSRPVDVLPDRETASVATWLREHPGTEIVCRDRLMAFTRAIQQAAPNAREVADRWHLLQNLSTAVEKTCRSHRACLRRPVAPDNGSPSAVPATPLPERVCQRHREITELAAAGLSLSGIGRRLHLDRKTVRRYRNQDLEGLLASARDRGIGVLDPFTAYVQHRFRVGCTSSMQLYREVCALGHTGGYRVVNRYMADVRKGAAIPAQAAAPSPRTITAWIMRPQEALRPSEAAELDDLRNACPEVAAACDLAREFTDLLRHRHRHRHRHRHRHGHRLRDWIQKAELSGPEAIGIFADSIRQDLQAVTAGLTLPYSSGIVEGHINRIKTIKRQMYGRASFTLLRARILLQP, via the coding sequence ATGCAGGTGGAGACGCTTGAAGACTTACTCTTCGCGGGTTTGGGCCTCAAGGTGCGGCAGATCGTGGCCGTCGATGGCCGCTTGACTGTTGACGCGTCAGGATGCGGCTCACCCGGCAGATGTCCCGCGTGCGGCCATCGTGCCTCACGGGTCCACAGCCGCTACTGGCGTCAGATATCCGAGTTGCCCGCTGGGGGGAGGCGGGAGGTAGTCATCCGCCTTCACGTGCGTCGGTTCTTTTGTGATCAGAGTCAGTGCTTGCGCAGGGCGGTCGTGGAACAGGTGGCGGGCCTGACCGAGCCACGACGCCGTGCTTCAGTAGTGGCGCGAGCGGCAATGCGGGCGGTCGCCATGGAACTCGGCGGGCGGGCGGGCCAGCGTCTGTGCGCCAATCTACGGATCAATGGCCGACGCACCGCGCTCCTGGGCGAGCTGGTGGCACCGTCCGTTCCAGCCCAGGCACCGCGGATACTCGGTATCGACGAGTTTGCGTTCCGCAGGGGACGGACCTGCGGCACCGTTCTCGTCGACGTCGAGACCTCCAGGCCCGTGGACGTTCTACCGGACCGGGAGACCGCCTCGGTCGCGACGTGGCTTCGCGAGCACCCCGGCACGGAGATCGTGTGCCGCGACCGTCTGATGGCCTTCACCAGGGCCATCCAGCAGGCGGCCCCCAACGCCCGGGAAGTGGCCGATCGCTGGCACCTCCTCCAGAACCTCTCAACGGCCGTGGAGAAGACGTGCCGCAGCCATCGCGCATGCCTGCGCCGACCTGTCGCCCCAGACAACGGATCGCCCTCTGCTGTGCCGGCGACTCCTCTTCCGGAGCGCGTGTGCCAACGCCACCGGGAGATCACCGAATTGGCCGCTGCGGGGCTCTCACTCAGCGGCATCGGGCGTCGCCTGCACCTGGACCGCAAGACGGTACGGCGCTACCGGAACCAAGACCTTGAGGGCCTCCTCGCTTCGGCACGGGACCGGGGCATCGGTGTCCTCGACCCGTTCACCGCATACGTCCAGCACCGCTTCCGCGTGGGCTGCACGAGTTCGATGCAGCTCTACCGGGAGGTGTGCGCTCTCGGCCACACGGGTGGCTATCGCGTCGTGAACCGCTACATGGCGGACGTCAGAAAGGGCGCGGCGATCCCCGCCCAGGCAGCTGCACCCAGTCCTCGTACCATCACCGCATGGATCATGCGTCCGCAGGAGGCACTGCGCCCCTCGGAGGCAGCGGAGTTGGATGACCTACGAAACGCCTGCCCTGAGGTTGCCGCCGCCTGCGACCTCGCGCGGGAGTTCACCGATTTGCTCCGCCACCGCCACCGCCACCGCCACCGCCACCGCCACCGCCACGGCCATCGACTTCGGGACTGGATCCAGAAAGCTGAACTGAGCGGACCTGAAGCCATCGGCATTTTTGCCGACTCCATCCGCCAAGACCTCCAGGCCGTCACCGCCGGCCTCACCCTGCCCTACAGCTCCGGCATCGTCGAAGGACACATCAACAGGATCAAGACGATCAAGCGGCAAATGTACGGCCGTGCCTCTTTCACTCTGCTCAGAGCCCGCATCCTCCTCCAGCCGTAG